In Streptomyces sp. SN-593, a single genomic region encodes these proteins:
- a CDS encoding G1 family glutamic endopeptidase: MRRFLIRVATVAAAAAFAAPAVPATAAAAPGLSFRPLHYNINGYNWGGYAATGSGFTSVSAAWTEANATCNSTNDLYAPWVGIDGYGSSTVEQTGVATDCSSGSPVHQAWYEMYPASPVYLSRTSYPVAAGDHITASVTNTSGSTYALKLTDSTRGWTYSINKSLSAQRASAEVIIESPTGAYPNFGTLNFTSATVNGSSLGSYGPTALDPSNGAYEARTSALGTSGTSFSETYLRE, from the coding sequence ATGCGCAGATTCCTGATACGCGTCGCCACCGTCGCGGCTGCGGCGGCCTTTGCCGCTCCGGCCGTTCCGGCCACCGCGGCGGCCGCACCGGGACTGTCCTTCCGCCCCCTGCACTACAACATCAACGGCTACAACTGGGGCGGGTACGCCGCCACGGGCAGCGGCTTCACCTCGGTCTCGGCCGCCTGGACCGAAGCGAACGCGACCTGCAACTCCACCAACGACCTCTACGCCCCCTGGGTCGGCATCGACGGGTACGGCTCGTCCACCGTGGAGCAGACAGGCGTGGCGACCGACTGCTCCAGCGGCAGCCCCGTTCACCAGGCCTGGTACGAGATGTACCCGGCGAGTCCGGTCTACCTCAGCCGCACTTCGTACCCGGTCGCGGCCGGTGACCACATCACCGCCTCGGTGACCAACACCAGCGGCAGCACGTACGCGCTGAAGCTGACCGACTCCACGCGTGGCTGGACCTACAGCATCAACAAGTCCCTCTCCGCCCAACGGGCCAGCGCCGAGGTCATCATCGAGTCGCCGACCGGGGCCTACCCGAACTTCGGCACCCTCAACTTCACCTCGGCCACCGTCAACGGCAGCTCCCTCGGCTCCTACGGCCCGACCGCGCTCGACCCGTCGAACGGCGCATACGAGGCCCGGACCAGCGCGCTCGGCACCAGCGGCACCAGCTTCAGCGAGACGTACCTGCGGGAGTAG
- a CDS encoding ATP-binding protein, translating into MTTTAPGTIPVVLSGRALLSLRDSGHNFPSAVGEVIDNSLESDANNIEILTETETQNRKKALSRIVFIDDGSGMDDDTLHHYLQLGFSRRYMSEKTIGKFGVGAKLAGLSVGIRIDAWSRVAGSDKIRHVAFDLDEALKAEANGDIASIAPPDDEPLPADLEPYFPTGSGTVVMWSKIDRVTDSEGRSTPDHVIVELKKELARIFRAFLGGGIRISVDGMPLKPHDPTFRQKGTWAEQVLTEHLKATGKEVGDFRGQVFHDKIVKVEGTTHKVRVVITLAPPEVVRGKGAGRDALAIKLRVPENEGAISFMRLDREINYNLVAKLFPDGVKTKDRYIGFEVHFTPELDRMMGVRNVKRGAVPSDGLRRTLKTIANNVIPGIREEIDRIWSQADRDDAKNSGEHNSLAHSIKDADRTMPKSRAKSNLTEAQIEKEYVNLAKDAGRDRSEEEKAAYVEEIKDLPFVIETVDVPGDDLFQLTHLEGQTLIRLNERHVFYQELYEPLKVLSKQQNSSSEAPATARRAIQAITLLLVAYAKAESMHETPVDQYKELRKWWGTFTDQYLTKINHIL; encoded by the coding sequence ATGACCACCACCGCCCCGGGCACCATCCCGGTCGTCCTCTCCGGCCGCGCGCTGCTCAGCCTTCGCGACTCCGGCCACAACTTTCCCTCCGCCGTCGGCGAGGTCATCGACAACAGCCTCGAGTCGGACGCCAACAACATCGAGATCCTCACCGAAACCGAGACCCAGAACCGCAAGAAGGCCCTCAGCCGCATCGTCTTCATCGACGACGGTTCGGGCATGGACGACGACACACTCCACCACTACCTGCAGCTGGGCTTCTCTCGGCGCTACATGTCCGAGAAAACCATCGGCAAGTTCGGTGTCGGTGCCAAGCTCGCGGGCCTCAGCGTCGGTATCCGCATCGATGCGTGGTCCCGTGTGGCGGGTAGCGACAAGATCCGTCACGTTGCCTTCGACCTCGACGAGGCCCTCAAGGCCGAGGCGAATGGTGACATCGCCAGCATCGCTCCTCCTGACGACGAACCCCTGCCCGCCGACCTGGAGCCGTATTTCCCCACCGGCTCGGGCACCGTGGTGATGTGGTCGAAGATTGACAGGGTCACAGACAGCGAGGGCCGCAGCACCCCAGACCACGTCATCGTCGAGCTGAAGAAGGAGCTGGCCCGGATCTTCCGTGCGTTCCTCGGCGGCGGCATCCGTATCAGCGTCGACGGCATGCCCCTCAAGCCGCACGACCCGACCTTCCGCCAGAAGGGCACCTGGGCCGAGCAGGTCCTCACTGAGCACCTGAAGGCCACTGGCAAGGAGGTTGGTGACTTCCGAGGCCAGGTCTTCCACGACAAGATCGTCAAGGTGGAAGGCACCACCCACAAGGTACGCGTTGTCATCACCCTGGCACCGCCGGAGGTCGTCCGTGGCAAGGGTGCCGGCCGTGATGCCCTCGCGATCAAGTTGAGGGTCCCGGAGAACGAGGGCGCCATCAGCTTCATGCGCCTGGACCGCGAAATCAACTACAACCTCGTCGCCAAGCTCTTTCCGGATGGGGTCAAGACCAAGGACCGGTACATTGGCTTCGAGGTGCACTTCACCCCCGAACTCGACCGCATGATGGGCGTCCGCAACGTCAAGCGCGGAGCTGTCCCCTCCGACGGGCTCCGCCGTACGCTCAAGACCATCGCAAACAACGTCATCCCGGGGATTCGCGAGGAGATCGACCGGATCTGGAGTCAGGCCGATCGCGACGACGCAAAGAACTCCGGAGAGCACAACTCGCTGGCCCACTCCATCAAGGACGCGGACCGCACCATGCCAAAATCCCGAGCCAAGTCGAACCTCACGGAAGCTCAGATCGAAAAGGAGTACGTCAATCTGGCGAAGGACGCCGGACGGGACAGGAGCGAGGAGGAGAAGGCCGCCTACGTTGAGGAGATCAAAGACCTTCCGTTCGTCATCGAGACCGTAGATGTCCCCGGGGACGACCTCTTCCAGCTCACCCACCTTGAGGGCCAGACGCTCATCCGGCTAAACGAACGCCACGTGTTCTACCAGGAGCTCTACGAGCCCCTGAAGGTGCTGTCGAAGCAGCAAAACAGCAGCTCCGAGGCCCCGGCAACGGCGCGTCGAGCCATTCAAGCCATCACCCTGCTCCTGGTCGCCTATGCGAAGGCCGAGTCCATGCACGAGACGCCCGTCGACCAATACAAGGAACTCCGCAAGTGGTGGGGCACCTTCACCGATCAGTACCTCACGAAGATCAATCACATCCTCTGA
- a CDS encoding transposase — protein sequence MSGVITASEPSWIAPFAGLSPRQFGKLITALRRDGADPVRKGRPWNLPLEDRVLLVAAYWRTNLTLRQLAPPFGVSKSAADRIVDHLGPALALEPRKRFRKDTVLIVDGTLVPTRDHGVAAQSKNYRYSTNHQVVIDADTRLVVAVGRPLPGNRNDCTAWEESGAKAAVGRTTVIADGGYQGTGLIIPHRRKAGQSELPAWKEEHNTSHRKVRARVEHAFARMKTWKILRDCRLKGDGVHHAMLGIARLHNLTLAG from the coding sequence GTGTCTGGTGTGATCACGGCGTCGGAGCCCTCCTGGATAGCCCCGTTCGCCGGCCTGAGTCCTCGTCAGTTCGGCAAGCTGATCACTGCACTGCGACGGGACGGTGCGGACCCGGTGCGCAAGGGCCGGCCCTGGAACCTCCCGCTGGAGGACCGGGTCCTGCTCGTCGCCGCGTACTGGCGCACCAACCTCACCCTGCGCCAACTCGCTCCGCCGTTCGGGGTGTCGAAGTCCGCAGCAGACCGGATCGTCGACCACCTCGGACCGGCGCTCGCGCTCGAGCCCCGCAAGCGGTTCCGCAAGGACACCGTGCTGATCGTGGACGGCACGCTGGTGCCCACCCGAGACCACGGCGTCGCCGCGCAGTCCAAGAACTACCGCTACTCCACCAACCACCAGGTCGTCATCGACGCCGACACCCGGCTCGTCGTGGCCGTCGGCCGGCCGCTGCCCGGCAACCGCAACGACTGCACAGCATGGGAGGAGTCCGGCGCGAAGGCCGCGGTGGGCCGTACCACGGTCATCGCCGACGGCGGCTACCAGGGGACCGGCCTGATCATCCCGCACCGCCGAAAAGCCGGCCAGAGCGAACTTCCCGCCTGGAAGGAGGAACACAACACCTCCCACCGCAAGGTCCGCGCCCGCGTCGAGCACGCCTTCGCCCGCATGAAGACCTGGAAGATCCTCCGCGACTGCCGTCTCAAAGGCGACGGCGTCCACCACGCCATGCTCGGCATCGCCCGCCTCCACAACCTCACCCTGGCCGGGTGA
- the istB gene encoding IS21-like element helper ATPase IstB: MRRMRLPYMRKAAPDVLATARAQRWDPAEVLRLLISEEVTGRDAATRRLRRHSANFPTGKTLASWRAEDSTIPEPTQNSLITLEWIGRAENLVIAGPSGTGKSHFTEGLAQAAIEKDLRVAWFTLETLAAAIGKSKVDGSTARTVARICRADLIVIDDIGLLPVGEDAAEAFYRIIDAAYERRSIAVTSNIHPSGFDTIMPKTLAGASTDRLMHHAHLVTTTGDSHRLAEALAGKGVVPLT; this comes from the coding sequence ATGCGCCGCATGCGCCTGCCCTACATGCGCAAGGCCGCACCCGACGTTCTGGCGACTGCCCGGGCCCAGCGGTGGGATCCCGCCGAGGTCCTGCGACTGCTGATCTCCGAGGAGGTCACCGGCCGTGACGCGGCAACCCGACGCCTTCGCCGTCACTCGGCGAACTTCCCCACCGGCAAGACCCTCGCGTCATGGCGGGCCGAGGACTCCACCATCCCCGAACCCACCCAGAACTCCCTGATCACCCTGGAGTGGATCGGCCGTGCGGAGAACCTGGTGATCGCCGGCCCGTCCGGAACCGGGAAGTCGCACTTCACCGAGGGTTTGGCCCAGGCCGCGATCGAGAAGGACCTGCGGGTGGCCTGGTTCACCCTGGAGACCCTCGCCGCCGCGATCGGCAAGTCGAAGGTCGACGGCTCGACCGCCCGCACGGTCGCCCGGATCTGTCGGGCCGATCTGATCGTCATCGACGACATCGGCCTGCTTCCGGTCGGCGAGGACGCCGCCGAGGCGTTCTACCGGATCATCGACGCCGCCTACGAACGCCGCTCGATCGCGGTGACCAGCAACATTCACCCCTCAGGGTTCGACACGATCATGCCCAAGACCCTCGCCGGGGCCAGCACCGACCGCCTCATGCACCACGCTCACCTGGTGACCACCACCGGCGACTCCCACCGCCTCGCCGAGGCCCTCGCAGGCAAAGGAGTGGTCCCCTTGACCTGA
- the istA gene encoding IS21 family transposase, with protein MEIFEAYDLTETVWSAAALTGHDPKTVKRYVEARDSGRNPYGREPRPKMIDAFLEKIEEWVEQSKATIRADVVHEKLVKMGYPGSARSTRRAVNAAKTAWKAGKRRTYRPWIPEPGQWLQFDWGEGPKISGRRTWLFCAWLSWSRFRVVIPVWDCTLGTLVACLDTTLRRIGGAPTYLLTDNAKTVTVEHIAGIPVRHPLMVAAGRHYGCQVVSCVPYDPESKGGAEATVRIAKADLVPTEANLLPTYDTFAELTDACLVWCDTVNTRRHRATGQIPADRLDIERTTLHVLPPEPLALALGEERVVGSDRTISFNSVRYSTPPGYTGARVWCRVVGEELSITARTSSGDLSEIWRHQLSTPGVPQIIDAHYPDHPEGRSVHQPRLRPRSEAEVAFVGIGPGAGRWLKEAGPAGASRIRAKMAHAVELAAVLGSDRVDQALGLAAAAGRFAEDDLVSILEHIAASKPVGQVVRADEAHSVQNGTIAWQALGRQQTAAGEARAD; from the coding sequence ATGGAGATATTCGAGGCGTACGACCTCACCGAGACGGTCTGGTCGGCTGCCGCCCTCACGGGGCACGACCCGAAGACGGTCAAGCGGTATGTCGAGGCCCGCGACAGCGGGCGCAACCCGTACGGGCGCGAGCCGCGACCGAAGATGATCGACGCGTTCCTGGAGAAGATCGAGGAGTGGGTCGAGCAGTCGAAGGCGACGATCCGCGCCGATGTGGTCCACGAGAAGCTGGTGAAGATGGGCTACCCGGGCAGCGCGCGGTCGACCCGGCGGGCGGTGAACGCGGCGAAGACCGCGTGGAAGGCCGGCAAGCGGCGGACCTATCGTCCGTGGATCCCCGAGCCCGGGCAATGGCTGCAGTTCGACTGGGGCGAGGGCCCCAAAATCAGCGGGCGGCGGACTTGGCTGTTCTGCGCGTGGCTGTCCTGGTCCCGCTTCCGGGTGGTGATCCCAGTCTGGGACTGCACCCTGGGCACCTTGGTGGCCTGCCTGGACACCACGTTGCGGCGGATCGGCGGGGCTCCGACCTACCTGCTGACCGACAACGCGAAGACGGTCACCGTCGAGCACATCGCCGGGATCCCGGTCCGGCACCCACTGATGGTCGCCGCAGGCCGGCACTACGGCTGCCAGGTCGTCAGCTGCGTTCCCTACGACCCTGAGTCAAAGGGCGGCGCGGAGGCCACGGTCCGCATTGCGAAGGCCGACCTGGTCCCCACCGAGGCGAACCTACTGCCCACCTACGACACGTTCGCCGAACTCACGGACGCCTGCCTGGTCTGGTGCGACACGGTGAACACGCGTCGGCACCGGGCGACCGGGCAGATCCCGGCGGACCGGCTCGATATCGAACGCACCACCTTGCACGTCCTCCCGCCGGAGCCGCTGGCGCTCGCGCTGGGCGAGGAGCGGGTGGTCGGCTCGGACCGCACCATCAGCTTCAACTCGGTGCGCTACTCGACCCCACCCGGCTACACCGGCGCCAGGGTCTGGTGCCGGGTCGTCGGCGAGGAGCTGTCGATCACGGCCCGCACCAGCTCCGGTGACCTGTCGGAGATCTGGCGCCACCAGTTGTCCACACCCGGCGTCCCGCAGATCATCGATGCGCACTACCCCGACCACCCCGAGGGCCGGTCGGTCCATCAGCCCAGGCTGCGACCGCGCTCTGAGGCGGAGGTCGCGTTCGTGGGCATCGGCCCGGGAGCCGGGCGCTGGCTGAAGGAGGCCGGACCCGCAGGAGCGTCCCGGATCCGCGCCAAAATGGCCCACGCCGTCGAGCTCGCCGCGGTCCTGGGCAGTGACCGGGTCGACCAGGCCCTCGGGCTCGCGGCTGCGGCCGGGCGCTTCGCCGAGGACGATCTGGTCTCCATCCTGGAGCACATCGCGGCCAGCAAGCCCGTCGGCCAGGTCGTCCGGGCGGACGAGGCCCACTCCGTCCAGAACGGCACCATCGCCTGGCAAGCCCTGGGCCGACAGCAGACGGCGGCCGGGGAGGCGAGGGCCGACTGA
- a CDS encoding aminoglycoside phosphotransferase family protein yields MARGGQGAVDVAGGGGAGERFTEEVAAGVLRQACGEVGLDAAGARLVRLGSNAVFALAGRPVIVRIAADPDALAEMDRAVRVARWLAEEVIPANRLLPGIARQPLVVGGRVVTFWESVQDEEEYATLPELADLLKRLHWLEEPESLGLPYFDPVAKVQVSVRQLGAGVDPEDTAFLADRTAQLAQAYARLDFVLPFGLIHGDANIGNVLRDRAGHAVLIDLDGFALAPREWDLIQTALFYDRFGWHTRAEYESFVHHYGFDIMNWPGYQVLANLRELMMTLWLGGKAAAEPKAAEEFARRVETIRTNGDRRLWRPF; encoded by the coding sequence ATGGCGAGAGGTGGCCAAGGGGCAGTGGACGTGGCGGGTGGCGGCGGCGCGGGGGAGAGGTTCACGGAGGAGGTTGCCGCGGGGGTGCTGCGCCAGGCGTGTGGCGAGGTGGGACTCGACGCTGCCGGGGCGAGGCTTGTGCGGCTGGGGTCCAACGCCGTGTTCGCGCTCGCCGGGCGGCCGGTGATCGTTCGGATTGCTGCCGACCCGGATGCGCTTGCCGAGATGGATCGGGCCGTACGGGTGGCGCGGTGGCTGGCCGAGGAGGTGATCCCGGCGAACCGGTTGCTCCCGGGGATCGCCCGACAGCCCCTGGTCGTGGGCGGCCGGGTGGTGACGTTCTGGGAGAGCGTGCAGGACGAGGAGGAGTACGCGACGCTGCCGGAGTTGGCGGACTTGCTGAAGCGGCTGCACTGGCTGGAGGAGCCGGAGTCGCTGGGATTGCCGTACTTCGACCCGGTGGCGAAGGTGCAGGTGTCGGTGCGGCAACTCGGTGCGGGCGTCGACCCGGAGGACACCGCGTTCCTGGCCGACCGCACCGCCCAACTGGCGCAGGCGTACGCCCGGCTCGACTTCGTACTCCCCTTCGGCCTGATCCACGGTGACGCGAACATCGGCAACGTGCTACGGGACCGCGCCGGCCACGCCGTGCTGATCGACCTCGACGGCTTCGCCCTGGCCCCGCGCGAGTGGGACCTGATCCAGACGGCGCTGTTCTATGACCGGTTCGGGTGGCACACCCGCGCGGAGTACGAGTCGTTCGTCCACCACTACGGCTTCGACATCATGAACTGGCCCGGCTACCAAGTGCTGGCCAATCTCCGCGAGTTGATGATGACGCTGTGGCTGGGCGGCAAGGCGGCGGCAGAGCCGAAAGCGGCCGAGGAGTTCGCTCGCCGCGTCGAAACGATCCGTACAAACGGCGACCGGCGCCTTTGGCGACCCTTCTGA
- a CDS encoding DUF4231 domain-containing protein, giving the protein MAHNEKILDIQARIRARKLQLRSLWGTGIAATASSLGIYVATVATWRTTDLGQFNWIAIPLTIFCGLVCSVLWIVEDHREDRTPVHRIQVELDVAEERRLLEAFQLSVPASQRQFTYKDTLPRELERLREEAQHYRRIHNAFQSIIIMGSLGTTTAASLADTPSYLKWVTVGLSLGVGISAGFTGYFKYRERSFYLQQTADAIEQNANAFELGIPPYVGQEEENLSKLAQEVENLRVEQRKRQQQLDQPHEGRDGTV; this is encoded by the coding sequence ATGGCTCACAACGAAAAAATTCTCGACATTCAGGCGAGAATTCGAGCCAGGAAGCTTCAACTACGGAGCCTGTGGGGAACCGGGATTGCCGCCACCGCCTCGTCTCTCGGCATCTACGTTGCCACGGTTGCAACTTGGAGAACGACAGATCTCGGGCAGTTCAATTGGATCGCCATCCCACTGACTATTTTCTGCGGGCTAGTGTGCTCCGTGCTGTGGATTGTAGAAGACCACCGCGAGGACAGGACTCCGGTACACAGAATTCAAGTAGAGCTTGACGTAGCCGAGGAGAGAAGGCTACTAGAGGCATTTCAGCTTTCAGTTCCAGCATCCCAGCGACAATTTACATACAAAGACACACTCCCCCGCGAGTTGGAACGACTCAGGGAAGAAGCTCAACACTACCGAAGAATTCACAACGCTTTTCAGTCGATCATCATTATGGGCTCGCTTGGAACAACAACTGCGGCCAGCCTAGCCGACACTCCTTCCTATCTGAAGTGGGTTACTGTCGGCTTGAGTCTCGGGGTCGGAATTTCTGCTGGCTTTACCGGATACTTCAAGTACAGAGAGCGAAGCTTTTACCTTCAGCAGACCGCTGACGCAATTGAGCAGAACGCCAACGCCTTCGAACTCGGCATCCCGCCTTACGTGGGACAAGAAGAAGAGAATCTCTCCAAGCTAGCCCAGGAAGTCGAGAATCTGCGCGTAGAGCAGCGGAAGAGACAGCAGCAGCTCGACCAGCCCCACGAGGGACGCGACGGCACGGTCTAG
- a CDS encoding helix-turn-helix domain-containing protein, translated as MRGLGDHLTIGERIAFYRKRRGYTQEVPAGLVGRSTDWLAKAESGRRRPPRVDMLAELARVLRVPLGDLLGQSVLLEDDNQLDDVPAVVMR; from the coding sequence ATGCGTGGTCTTGGAGATCACCTCACCATCGGCGAGCGGATCGCGTTCTACAGGAAGCGCCGCGGATACACGCAAGAGGTGCCGGCCGGCCTGGTGGGCCGGAGCACTGATTGGCTGGCAAAGGCTGAGTCCGGGCGGCGCCGGCCGCCACGGGTCGACATGCTCGCGGAGCTTGCGCGAGTGCTCAGGGTGCCCCTCGGCGACCTCCTGGGGCAGTCCGTGCTTCTGGAGGACGACAACCAGCTGGACGACGTGCCCGCAGTCGTGATGCGCTGA
- a CDS encoding DUF6932 family protein, translating into MFEFTAQPHGEDYFLRPGRYQVDAEEAKALLVENPRFEASATRAGIWEGFERYMARFFQLEAHFETELSGSELVHCVWLGGSFVSSRLNPSNADLTVFIDDAGAQKIKGKPKAGWMTQAFSRVHTERHFSLSALEVRYRPVRSVFELGVLEHPELEYLRQRGAWDDWWQRCRPLGEKDAPTLESAVPRRGYLEVTL; encoded by the coding sequence ATGTTCGAGTTCACTGCGCAGCCTCACGGTGAGGATTACTTTCTACGGCCGGGCAGGTATCAGGTCGACGCCGAGGAGGCCAAAGCACTTCTCGTTGAGAACCCACGGTTCGAGGCTTCGGCAACCCGAGCAGGGATCTGGGAGGGCTTCGAGCGCTACATGGCCCGGTTCTTCCAGCTTGAGGCGCACTTTGAGACGGAGCTAAGCGGCTCAGAGCTGGTCCACTGTGTATGGCTGGGCGGCAGCTTCGTCAGCTCGCGGCTGAACCCCTCGAACGCAGATCTGACTGTCTTCATAGACGATGCTGGCGCTCAAAAGATCAAGGGCAAACCCAAGGCCGGTTGGATGACTCAGGCCTTCTCGCGGGTACACACTGAACGCCACTTCTCTCTGTCGGCGCTGGAAGTCCGCTACAGGCCGGTTCGCTCGGTGTTCGAGCTTGGCGTCCTTGAGCATCCGGAGCTGGAGTACCTGCGTCAGCGGGGCGCCTGGGACGACTGGTGGCAGCGATGCAGGCCCCTAGGCGAGAAGGACGCCCCTACCCTGGAAAGTGCAGTCCCGAGACGCGGCTACCTGGAGGTGACGCTGTGA
- a CDS encoding response regulator has protein sequence MAGASGRVLVVDDNRVIRQLIRVNLELEGFEVVTAADGAECLEIVHSVQPDVVTLDVVMPRLDGVRTATRLRADPRTRQVGIVMVSAGSLPEAVGGPGGVDAYVAKPFEPAVLVETVRRLARRGPRPPEPPEGPASEGRTDLRTDSRTENRPGLPAEPPPDRPQGQAAATPGPGA, from the coding sequence GTGGCGGGCGCGTCCGGCCGGGTGCTCGTTGTCGACGACAACAGGGTGATCCGGCAGCTGATCAGGGTCAACCTGGAGCTGGAGGGCTTCGAGGTCGTGACCGCGGCCGATGGTGCCGAGTGCCTGGAGATCGTGCACTCCGTCCAGCCGGACGTCGTGACGCTCGACGTGGTGATGCCCCGGCTCGACGGCGTGCGGACCGCGACGCGGCTGCGGGCGGACCCGCGCACGCGGCAGGTCGGGATCGTGATGGTCAGCGCGGGGAGCCTGCCCGAGGCGGTCGGCGGGCCCGGCGGCGTCGACGCCTACGTGGCCAAGCCGTTCGAGCCCGCCGTGCTCGTGGAGACGGTGCGCCGGCTGGCCCGGCGCGGTCCGCGCCCGCCCGAGCCGCCGGAGGGACCCGCCTCGGAAGGCCGTACGGATCTCCGTACGGACAGCCGTACGGAGAATCGCCCCGGGCTCCCTGCCGAGCCGCCGCCCGACCGCCCCCAGGGCCAGGCCGCCGCCACTCCCGGGCCCGGCGCCTGA
- the nrtL gene encoding ArgS-related anticodon-binding protein NrtL encodes MTPAELSRALLTTVRRAVDAAELAVEVPEKVVVQRPPRADCGDYATNVALQLAGPAGRTPHEVAEILRRRLAREPGIAGVRIAGAGFLNITLSSRAYGVVVRRVRAERERYGYGEGLADLRVTVAAAPGTVRGPLVAEVVNGLLRAAGADPGTAPEPLDPAEPAAPADLGGAPFTRASLEALLGRDATRWALLRPPAEDAPRLDAPARAALLAQTEANPLFRVRYARARARALLRNARDLGISADDEADTCTVEGSGGAHRGRVGDAASPAAQPGPSGPPGPPHHPAETELLGLIADFPRVVESAARRRGPDRVARHLERLADAFARFHDECPVLPKGDEKPSAVHAARLRLTDAAGIVLADGLRLLGISAPDRI; translated from the coding sequence GTGACCCCCGCCGAGCTGTCCCGCGCCCTTCTGACCACGGTGCGCCGCGCCGTGGACGCGGCCGAGCTGGCCGTCGAGGTGCCCGAGAAAGTGGTGGTGCAGCGCCCGCCGCGCGCCGACTGCGGCGACTACGCGACCAACGTCGCGCTCCAGCTCGCCGGCCCCGCCGGCCGCACCCCGCACGAGGTCGCGGAGATCCTGCGCCGCCGGCTCGCCCGCGAACCGGGCATCGCCGGCGTGCGCATCGCGGGCGCCGGCTTCCTGAACATCACGCTCAGCTCGCGCGCGTACGGCGTGGTGGTCCGCCGGGTCCGCGCGGAGCGCGAGCGGTACGGGTACGGGGAGGGGCTCGCCGATCTGCGGGTCACCGTGGCCGCGGCCCCCGGCACCGTACGCGGCCCGCTCGTCGCCGAGGTGGTGAACGGCCTGCTGCGGGCCGCCGGCGCCGACCCCGGCACCGCGCCCGAACCGCTCGACCCGGCGGAACCGGCCGCCCCCGCCGACCTCGGCGGCGCCCCCTTCACGCGCGCATCCCTCGAAGCCCTGCTCGGCCGCGACGCCACCCGCTGGGCCCTGCTCCGCCCGCCGGCCGAGGACGCCCCGCGCCTCGACGCCCCCGCCCGCGCCGCCCTGCTCGCGCAGACCGAGGCCAACCCGCTGTTCCGGGTCCGCTACGCCCGCGCCCGTGCCCGCGCGCTGCTGCGCAACGCCCGCGACCTGGGCATCTCCGCCGACGACGAGGCGGACACGTGTACGGTCGAAGGAAGCGGCGGGGCGCACCGTGGTCGGGTCGGCGACGCCGCTTCCCCGGCGGCGCAGCCGGGGCCCTCGGGCCCGCCGGGTCCGCCGCACCACCCCGCGGAGACCGAACTCCTCGGCCTGATCGCCGACTTCCCCCGCGTGGTGGAGAGCGCCGCCCGCCGGCGCGGCCCCGACCGGGTCGCCCGGCACCTGGAACGGCTCGCCGACGCGTTCGCCAGGTTCCACGACGAGTGCCCGGTCCTGCCGAAGGGCGACGAGAAACCCTCGGCCGTCCACGCGGCCCGGCTCCGCCTCACCGACGCGGCGGGGATCGTGCTCGCGGACGGCCTGCGCCTGCTCGGCATCAGCGCCCCCGACCGGATCTGA